The DNA sequence GTATATTTTTCATTACGTGCATGAGTGTGGACCGGTACCACGCTATTGTCCATCCTATTCGCTCTCAAAGAAGAACTCCAGAACAAGCTTATTTTATAGCACTGGTTGTGTGGGGCCTTGCGTGTTCATCTTCCCTCCCAACTTTTTATTTCCGTGACACTCAATACATTGAAAGCTTGGGGGTCAATGCTTGCATTATGGCCTTTCCTCATGAGAATTATGCAAAATGGTCTGTGGCAACAGCCTTCCTGAAAAATGCACTCGGGTTCTTCATCCCCTTGACAGTGATCACCACATGCTACATCTGGATCAGAATGCACTTGCTCAAAGCACAGGAGTTTgggaaaaacaagcagaagagGGACAAAGTCCTAAAGCTGGTGGCTGCTGTTGTTGTGGCCTTCTTAATTTCCTGGCTTCCATTccacattttaacatttttggaTGCTTTGGCTCATATGAACATCATTAACAACTGTGACGTGACAGGGATCATCGACACAGCACTGCCATTCGCCATCTGCATGGCATTTGCCAACAGCTGCATCAACCCTTTGCTGTACTGCTTTATTGGGAACCAGTTCCAGGAGAAGCTCCATCGCTTGTTTAAGCGACAAGTTTATCAGTTCAACAGCCATCAAGAAAGCTCTTCTTTGAGGAAAGGGAGCTACTTCAGAGATGCTGAGACCCCcatgggcagggaaggggggcCCAAGTCCTTGCTGTAGGCACTGGGGCATGATGTGGGGCCAGGTCAGTGCAGCTGGCTGTCCCTGCAGTGGTGACACTCCTCTCTCCTGTTCCCTTTGTTTTGTGCCCATTCGTTCACCAGCTGTTTGAAGgagaatctgtttttttctcatacatggggatttatttttccttcctttctgcaatGAGCACTCAAGTTTTACATAGACAGAAGATTCAGGCAAATAAATATATTGatggcattttaaatattagctTCTGCGTGGCTGAGGTCAGGCGAGTGTTTAGTGtaacacaaaaaaccaaaatataccAAAGGACCATTGCAAGATAGCTACAATTGCTTAGGTGCTGAGTATTATTCCCTAAGCTGATTTTCTAAAAGAGATTCTCACTAAAGAATGTGTAAATAAAGCAGTGCAGATACTTCTGTACCTAtctgtaagaaaatattttgaccttgattttatatatatatatatatatatataaatttttaaaaatgtatgggTAGAGATGTTGTATGTAAAATGCATCAAATATACCTCCTGCCTGCTTAGGCTTGGGATCCTCAGAACAGGTGGAGACATAGTTCTGCAAACTGCTGGAGGCAGGATAGTAGCCTTGGAGGAAAGTACAACCACATGCATGTTTTTATACCTTTCTCATAGCAGGTAACAGGTTCACAGGCCAGATGgtcctttgctttgtttcagtgTGGTCACTTTTGACAGTAATGCCCCAGGAACATGCTATGTCCCACTGCTGCTTGGGCATGCTGAGCCCCACGAACTGTCCAGCAGCCTTCAGGGAAAGGACTCGTTGATTGTCTAGAGTTTTTGCGTTTTAAATGTCAATTGCTACTGGAATTTTGAGGTACTGCGTACAGAAAGCCTAAGTGACTCTGTGTTAACACCCAGAAGCAAAACCATGGTGTGACTCACCCACATCTCAGTATGGGATTTTActaatttgtaaataaaagaaagagggggggaaaaaacccctatttGGCAAATATGATTCTATTTTGAGGTCACTTCTTTTGATgattatttgaaattttcttttgctggagAGATACTGGTGCTTGTGGATCCTTCTGAAAGGATCATGTTTGATAGGGTTAGTCTATAAGGGATCTGTTTGCACCTTGCTCAATTGCCAGCAGGTTGTCCTCAGGCTGGGTGACCCAGGGTGACCGAAAGATCATTAGCGGTTTTGGGTCAGAAATTATACCTGCCGGTTGGGTAACCAGGAGTCTGGCCTCCCTGGAATTCCCAACACTGGCTGGTGCCTGGAGGCTGTGGGAACCCAGTGCAGGAGCCGTCCTTCACTGTCAGGGTGGGGTAAGTTTCTTCACTGGTGCCCGTGAAAATGGGATTATGCAAGGAATCTACCAGTCTCAGAGTGATGCAAGACGAAAAGTTTGTGCAGAACTTGGCAAAATGGGGGCTTGACCACAAATAACCCCTTCTCCCTGTCCCGTGTTCTGTAATGGGGTACATAGCTGGAGAGATGCTTGTCCCAGAAAGTGGAAGAGCTGCTAATGCTTCTCCCCTGGAATGTTTTTGTTGAAAATGTTCCGAGGAGCTAACAGTGTCTGGGGCGTCGGATATTTCTGGAAGGACAAACTGTTAATTGCTTAGCAATGAGCACAACAGCGCAGTCATgctacagcaaaacaaatcatCATACTACGAAAATTACCAGGTGTTCAAAGTGGCAGGCTCAGAGGAGTAATAAGAGGTTGTGGAGGCTTTTTACCTTTGCTGCAATACAGGTCAGTAATAAACACAATTGTGCCATTAATTGGCATCTTTGTAGTctcaaaacaaaagctaaacTGCACCATCTGACCCCAGATGTGTGTACCTGTGTTTAAACTGTACCCATCCTGAGCAGAAATGCAGACTGCATGTTTTCTACACATCATTTTGGACCTGCTCAGAAAGAACAGTTTTTAACAAGTATCATGCCTTCTGCCTGGTGTGCAGCCCTGTGCAGATAGGGAAATACTACAGGAATCTGAAATCCAACTTCAGTTGCATTTACACCTGTGAGAGGCTGGAGAAAATTAGGACAAAACTTTCCCGAGCAGAGGGCAGTGATTGAGTATCtcccactgctgcagctggagggcaGGGATTAAAGACTgcttgctggggctggggcagctgcaCTCAGTGTTACTCTCCTagaaacaaggaaacaaaaaaagagtgtTAAATGGGAGGCAAAACCGAGAGGGGAGGAAAATTCCctctttcaaaatgcagtttcaaAAGAAGTCTACCTTGAAGGTCATATTCTGCAAGAGTGACAAACCAAGTGACCCCATGAGCTCGGCAGTGTGATGTTTCTGTTTGCCAAATCTGCCTTGTACCTCTAATAGGTCATGAATTTAAGTAGTGTGGTTAAACAAACATCCAAAAAACTCTGTCTGGAGGGGAACCTGAGATGGAAGTGGGGGAGGTTCTGTATCAAgggttttgctttatttttagagaaaattgAATAATGTTGAGCTCTTCGAATTTCTTCCATCATGCTCAAGTTTATAATGAGACTTTTCAGggatttttaacagaaaatgtggggttttttcacagtttcagtgtgatgtgtttattttttcaggattttctgcaaaagaatgTGGACAAAAATTTAAGCAgatatttttccttgcaaatttagaagctatttttttcctttcaagagaACATTTTGCTGACATTTGCAAATTATTCTAATAGTTGTGCAGTGCTACAGCCTCTTTCCATCAGACCCCAATTCCCCCTCCTATCCTGGTCCTTTGCAAGCCCGGTGTTCCCTTAGGTGCTCCTAGAAAACAGCAGACAGCCTGTCCaaggcaggagccctgcagccctTTGGCAGAGTGCCCAAGCCTGGGAGCCCCGCTCAGGCCAGCCTTGCCATCCCAAAGTCCCCTGCGCCTGTCCTGAGATTGTGCTCTAGAGTGATTCACGCAATTTTGGCAGGGACATTGGGAGTGTGTGCAGTTGCTCAGCATCATGCTCACTCTGCAAGTATGGCGAGATGAATTTATGAGCA is a window from the Buteo buteo chromosome 22, bButBut1.hap1.1, whole genome shotgun sequence genome containing:
- the AGTR2 gene encoding type-2 angiotensin II receptor; the protein is MQSNYSLVVTTRETLQVLHTSLTNSSAASRSPPPCPLISSDYQFSLIPALFSVVFVLGLVGNSVVVVVLCRHSGHKIVANIYIFNLAMADLLCLATLPFWATYYAQGYNWLFGSLMCKISSSVLCLNMFASIFFITCMSVDRYHAIVHPIRSQRRTPEQAYFIALVVWGLACSSSLPTFYFRDTQYIESLGVNACIMAFPHENYAKWSVATAFLKNALGFFIPLTVITTCYIWIRMHLLKAQEFGKNKQKRDKVLKLVAAVVVAFLISWLPFHILTFLDALAHMNIINNCDVTGIIDTALPFAICMAFANSCINPLLYCFIGNQFQEKLHRLFKRQVYQFNSHQESSSLRKGSYFRDAETPMGREGGPKSLL